In a genomic window of Sutcliffiella sp. FSL R7-0096:
- a CDS encoding ABC transporter ATP-binding protein, protein MEKILEVKNLHVSFDTFGGEVKAIRGVDFDLKKGETLAIVGESGSGKSVTTKTVMRLLPKNNSNIKQGEILFDGKDLTKLTEKQMQGIRGKDIAMIFQDPMTSLNPTMTVGKQIMEGIIKHQKLSKGAATEKAIDLLRLVGIPMPEERFKQYPHQFSGGMRQRVVIAISLACNPKVLIADEPTTALDVTIQAQILDLMKDLQKKIDTSIIFITHDLGVVANVADRVAVMYGGQIIETGTVDEIFYDPRHPYTWGLLSSMPDLELGDEVELYAIPGSPPDLSDPPKGDAFAARNEFAMQIDLEMEPPMFQISKTHFAKTWLLHEDAPAVEPPLAVQKRRREMPQNFEKPVMVKEGE, encoded by the coding sequence GTGGAAAAAATTCTTGAAGTCAAAAACTTACATGTTTCTTTTGATACATTCGGTGGTGAAGTGAAAGCCATCCGTGGAGTAGACTTTGATTTGAAAAAAGGGGAGACCCTTGCAATCGTAGGAGAGTCCGGTTCTGGTAAGTCTGTTACGACAAAGACGGTGATGCGCTTATTACCGAAAAATAACTCCAACATCAAGCAAGGGGAAATCCTTTTTGATGGAAAAGACCTTACCAAGTTAACGGAAAAGCAAATGCAGGGTATCCGGGGGAAGGATATCGCGATGATATTCCAAGATCCAATGACGTCCTTGAATCCAACCATGACGGTAGGAAAACAAATCATGGAAGGAATCATCAAGCATCAAAAGCTGAGCAAGGGCGCCGCTACAGAAAAGGCCATTGATTTGCTACGTCTTGTGGGAATCCCAATGCCGGAGGAGCGTTTTAAACAATATCCTCACCAATTCTCTGGTGGTATGAGACAAAGGGTGGTAATAGCAATCTCTCTTGCTTGTAACCCGAAGGTATTGATTGCCGATGAGCCAACGACAGCTCTTGACGTTACGATACAGGCGCAAATCCTTGATTTGATGAAGGATCTTCAGAAGAAAATCGACACATCGATTATCTTTATAACACATGACCTTGGTGTTGTAGCAAATGTAGCCGATCGAGTGGCTGTTATGTATGGCGGACAAATAATTGAGACTGGTACGGTGGATGAAATTTTCTATGACCCACGTCATCCATACACATGGGGATTGTTAAGTTCCATGCCAGATCTTGAGCTTGGAGACGAAGTTGAACTATATGCCATTCCTGGTTCTCCGCCGGATTTATCGGATCCTCCAAAAGGGGATGCATTTGCAGCACGTAACGAATTTGCGATGCAAATTGACTTGGAGATGGAACCACCAATGTTCCAAATTTCCAAGACCCACTTTGCCAAGACTTGGTTGTTACATGAAGATGCACCTGCTGTAGAGCCTCCATTGGCAGTACAGAAACGTCGTCGCGAAATGCCGCAAAACTTCGAAAAGCCTGTTATGGTAAAGGAAGGTGAGTAA
- the opp3b gene encoding oligopeptide ABC transporter permease has protein sequence MTKYLLQRIFYMFITLFLIASFTFFLMKMMPGSPFTMQDKLSDAQKIILNEKYGLNDPVPVQYAKYIVSLAQGDLGISFQYDNRSVTSLIMQRIGPSAQLGFQAMFFGTIIGIFLGVIAALRQNTWVDYGSTIMAVLGKSIPSFVFAGLLQYWIGVKLGWFPVAFWSGWEFTVLPTIALAMFPIAIAARFMRTEMIEVLGSDYITLARAKGASNYDIAVKHALRNALIPVVTVLGPLAVSLMTGTLVVEKIFSIPGLGEQFVRSITTNDYPVIMGTTLFFAALFIVIVLLVDILYGIIDPRIRLAGGKK, from the coding sequence ATGACAAAGTATTTGTTGCAACGTATCTTTTACATGTTTATCACCTTGTTCTTAATTGCCTCATTTACATTCTTCCTGATGAAAATGATGCCGGGTTCTCCATTTACGATGCAAGATAAACTGTCGGATGCACAGAAAATTATTCTAAATGAAAAGTATGGGCTTAATGATCCTGTACCAGTACAATATGCAAAATATATCGTGAGTCTAGCACAAGGTGATCTTGGGATCTCGTTCCAATATGATAACCGAAGTGTTACAAGCTTGATTATGCAACGTATCGGTCCATCAGCTCAACTTGGATTTCAAGCGATGTTCTTCGGTACAATAATCGGAATATTCTTAGGTGTGATTGCTGCATTAAGGCAGAACACTTGGGTGGACTATGGTTCAACGATCATGGCTGTACTTGGTAAATCCATTCCTTCCTTTGTATTCGCAGGATTATTACAATATTGGATCGGGGTAAAACTAGGCTGGTTCCCTGTTGCTTTCTGGTCAGGCTGGGAATTCACAGTATTGCCAACGATTGCACTAGCAATGTTCCCAATAGCCATCGCTGCACGCTTTATGCGTACGGAGATGATTGAAGTGTTGGGGTCGGATTATATTACTTTGGCACGTGCAAAAGGTGCTTCCAACTATGATATCGCGGTGAAACATGCATTACGAAATGCGTTGATTCCAGTAGTGACGGTTCTTGGGCCGTTGGCTGTAAGTTTGATGACCGGAACACTTGTAGTTGAAAAGATTTTTTCTATCCCAGGCCTTGGAGAACAGTTTGTGCGTTCCATTACTACAAACGACTATCCAGTAATTATGGGAACGACATTGTTCTTTGCGGCTTTATTCATTGTCATTGTTCTTTTAGTTGATATTCTTTATGGAATTATCGACCCGCGTATTCGCTTGGCAGGAGGTAAGAAATAA
- the opp3C gene encoding oligopeptide ABC transporter permease produces the protein MNNNNFDKLPKELFQPAVQDPNKSEKIAKPSLTYWQTAWLRIKKNKAAIAGCIVLIVIAFLAIFGPFMNDHGFNNQNVAQGNLPPKVPGIEKLGIMDGTRNGVDVYDQRGVTDYYWFGTDSLGRDLWTRVWTGTRISLYIALLAAFIDMVIGVAYGGISGFYGGRTDNIMQRIIEVLVGIPNLVIVILMILVLEPGIIAITIALTITGWVGMARVVRGQVLKLKSQEYVLASKTLGSTNNRIITKHLLPNVVGVVIINTMFTIPSAIFFEAFLSFIGLGLKPPMASLGTLIDDGFKSLQIFPHIMVFPAIIISLLMIAFNLVADGFRDALDPKMKD, from the coding sequence ATGAATAACAACAACTTTGATAAACTGCCAAAGGAATTATTTCAACCGGCGGTGCAAGACCCAAATAAAAGTGAGAAAATTGCAAAACCAAGTTTGACTTATTGGCAAACAGCATGGTTGCGCATCAAGAAAAATAAAGCGGCAATCGCAGGTTGCATTGTGTTGATTGTCATTGCATTCTTAGCAATCTTTGGTCCATTCATGAACGACCACGGTTTTAACAACCAAAACGTAGCACAAGGTAATCTCCCTCCTAAAGTTCCTGGAATCGAGAAACTTGGTATCATGGATGGAACTAGGAATGGAGTAGACGTTTACGACCAACGTGGAGTAACAGATTATTATTGGTTCGGTACAGACAGTCTTGGACGTGACTTATGGACACGTGTTTGGACAGGTACACGAATCTCCTTATATATTGCACTACTCGCAGCATTCATTGATATGGTAATCGGTGTTGCCTATGGTGGTATTTCCGGATTTTACGGGGGACGTACCGATAACATCATGCAACGTATTATCGAGGTATTGGTTGGAATCCCTAACTTGGTTATTGTAATATTGATGATTCTTGTGCTTGAACCGGGAATAATTGCCATCACCATTGCCTTGACCATAACTGGATGGGTCGGAATGGCCAGGGTCGTCCGGGGACAGGTTCTCAAGCTCAAAAGCCAGGAATATGTCCTCGCATCCAAGACACTTGGTTCGACCAACAATCGAATTATAACGAAACATTTATTGCCAAACGTGGTCGGCGTCGTCATCATCAATACGATGTTCACGATTCCAAGTGCCATTTTCTTCGAAGCATTCTTAAGCTTCATCGGACTGGGATTGAAGCCTCCGATGGCATCACTAGGTACGTTAATAGATGATGGATTTAAATCCTTGCAGATCTTCCCGCACATCATGGTATTCCCTGCAATTATCATCAGTTTGTTGATGATTGCATTTAACCTTGTAGCGGACGGATTCCGTGATGCATTAGATCCTAAAATGAAAGACTAG